Proteins from a single region of Oenanthe melanoleuca isolate GR-GAL-2019-014 chromosome 12, OMel1.0, whole genome shotgun sequence:
- the TMCC1 gene encoding transmembrane and coiled-coil domains protein 1 isoform X5 codes for MVQRFSLRRQLSKIERLEVSSLAQTSSAVASSTDGSINADSVDGTPDPQRTKVAITHLQQKILKLTEQIKIEQTARDDNVAEYLKLANNADKQQSARIKQVFEKKNQKSAQTILQLQKKLEHYHRKLREIEQNGIPRQPKDVFRDMHQGLKDVGAKVTGFSEGVVDSVKGGLSSFSQATHSAAGAVVSKPREIASLIRNKFGSADNIANLKDSLEEGQEDGTGGKALGVIQNFQSSPKYGSEEDCSSATSGSVGANSTTGGPVGASSSKTNTLDMQSSGFDAILHEIQEIRETQARLEESFEDLKVRYQRDYTLIMQTLQEERYRCERLEEQLNDLTELHQNEILNLKQELASMEEKIAYQSYERARDIQEALEACQTRISKMELQQQQQQVVQLEGLENATARNLLGKFINILLAVMAVLLVFVSTVANCVVPLMKTRNRTFSTLLIVVFIAFLWKHWDAITGYLERFLSPPR; via the exons ATGGTGCAGCGCTTCAGCCTGCGCAGGCAGCTCTCCAAG ATTGAGCGACTAGAAGTCAGCAGCTTGGCGCAGACCTCTAGTGCCGTGGCCTCCAGCACTGATGGCAGCATCAACGCAGACTCTGTTGATGGGACCCCAGATCCGCAGCGGACAAAAGTGGCCATCACACACCTGCAGCAGAAGATACTGAAGCTGACAGAACAGATCAAAATTGAGCAAACAGCTCGTGATGACAACGTGGCAGAGTACCTGAAATTGGCCAACAATGCAGACAAGCAGCAGAGTGCCCGCATTAAGCAAGtgtttgagaagaaaaatcaaaagtCAGCTCAGACCATCTTGCAGCTGCAGAAGAAACTGGAACATTACCATCGAAAGCTTCGAGAGATTGAACAGAATGGGATCCCTCGGCAGCCAAAGGATGTCTTCAGGGATATGCATCAGGGTTTGAAAGACGTTGGAGCAAAAGTCACAGGCTTCAGTGAGGGAGTGGTAGACAGTGTAAAAGGTGGGCTTTCCAGCTTCTCCCAGGCCACAcattcagcagcaggagctgtggtttCCAAACCCCGGGAGATTGCCTCCCTCATAAGGAACAAGTTTGGGAGTGCAGACAACATTGCTAATCTGAAAGACTCATTAGAAGAAGGCCAGGAAGATGGGACAGGAGGCAAGGCTCTAGGTGTTATTCAGAACTTCCAGTCAAGCCCAAAATATGGCAGTGAAGAGGACTGCTCCAGTGCCACATCAGGCTCGGTGGGAGCCAACAGCACAACAGGGGGCCCTGTGGGAGCTTCCAGCTCCAAAACAAACACTCTGGATATGCAGAGCTCAGGGTTTGATGCAATACTGCACGAGATTCAAGAAATTCGAGAGACACAGGCAAGACTGGAAGAATCATTTGAGGACCTTAAGGTTCGCTACCAGAGGGATTACACGTTGATCATGCAGACCCTGCAGGAGGAGCGCTACAG ATGTGAAAGACTTGAAGAGCAGTTAAATGACCTGACTGAGCTCCACCAGAATGAGATCCTCAATTTAAAACAGGAGCTGGCCAGCATGGAGGAAAAGATTGCCTATCAGTCTTACGAGCGAGCCCGGGACATCCAG GAGGCACTGGAAGCATGCCAGACGCGCATCTCCAagatggagctgcagcagcagcagcagcaagtggTGCAGttggaggggctggagaatgCCACGGCCAGAAACCTACTGGGGAAGTTCATCAACATCTTGCTGGCTGTCATGGCTGTCCTCCTTGTCTTTGTCTCCACTGTGGCCAACTGCGTCGTGCCCCTGATGAAGACTCGCAACAGGACGTTCAGCACTTTATTGATAGTGGTTTTCATTGCCTTTTTGTGGAAGCACTGGGATGCCATCACCGGCTACTTGGAACGATTCTTGTCTCCCCCCAGATGA
- the TMCC1 gene encoding transmembrane and coiled-coil domains protein 1 isoform X6, whose translation MVVKFSLIERLEVSSLAQTSSAVASSTDGSINADSVDGTPDPQRTKVAITHLQQKILKLTEQIKIEQTARDDNVAEYLKLANNADKQQSARIKQVFEKKNQKSAQTILQLQKKLEHYHRKLREIEQNGIPRQPKDVFRDMHQGLKDVGAKVTGFSEGVVDSVKGGLSSFSQATHSAAGAVVSKPREIASLIRNKFGSADNIANLKDSLEEGQEDGTGGKALGVIQNFQSSPKYGSEEDCSSATSGSVGANSTTGGPVGASSSKTNTLDMQSSGFDAILHEIQEIRETQARLEESFEDLKVRYQRDYTLIMQTLQEERYRCERLEEQLNDLTELHQNEILNLKQELASMEEKIAYQSYERARDIQEALEACQTRISKMELQQQQQQVVQLEGLENATARNLLGKFINILLAVMAVLLVFVSTVANCVVPLMKTRNRTFSTLLIVVFIAFLWKHWDAITGYLERFLSPPR comes from the exons ATGGTGGTGAAATTCAGTCTG ATTGAGCGACTAGAAGTCAGCAGCTTGGCGCAGACCTCTAGTGCCGTGGCCTCCAGCACTGATGGCAGCATCAACGCAGACTCTGTTGATGGGACCCCAGATCCGCAGCGGACAAAAGTGGCCATCACACACCTGCAGCAGAAGATACTGAAGCTGACAGAACAGATCAAAATTGAGCAAACAGCTCGTGATGACAACGTGGCAGAGTACCTGAAATTGGCCAACAATGCAGACAAGCAGCAGAGTGCCCGCATTAAGCAAGtgtttgagaagaaaaatcaaaagtCAGCTCAGACCATCTTGCAGCTGCAGAAGAAACTGGAACATTACCATCGAAAGCTTCGAGAGATTGAACAGAATGGGATCCCTCGGCAGCCAAAGGATGTCTTCAGGGATATGCATCAGGGTTTGAAAGACGTTGGAGCAAAAGTCACAGGCTTCAGTGAGGGAGTGGTAGACAGTGTAAAAGGTGGGCTTTCCAGCTTCTCCCAGGCCACAcattcagcagcaggagctgtggtttCCAAACCCCGGGAGATTGCCTCCCTCATAAGGAACAAGTTTGGGAGTGCAGACAACATTGCTAATCTGAAAGACTCATTAGAAGAAGGCCAGGAAGATGGGACAGGAGGCAAGGCTCTAGGTGTTATTCAGAACTTCCAGTCAAGCCCAAAATATGGCAGTGAAGAGGACTGCTCCAGTGCCACATCAGGCTCGGTGGGAGCCAACAGCACAACAGGGGGCCCTGTGGGAGCTTCCAGCTCCAAAACAAACACTCTGGATATGCAGAGCTCAGGGTTTGATGCAATACTGCACGAGATTCAAGAAATTCGAGAGACACAGGCAAGACTGGAAGAATCATTTGAGGACCTTAAGGTTCGCTACCAGAGGGATTACACGTTGATCATGCAGACCCTGCAGGAGGAGCGCTACAG ATGTGAAAGACTTGAAGAGCAGTTAAATGACCTGACTGAGCTCCACCAGAATGAGATCCTCAATTTAAAACAGGAGCTGGCCAGCATGGAGGAAAAGATTGCCTATCAGTCTTACGAGCGAGCCCGGGACATCCAG GAGGCACTGGAAGCATGCCAGACGCGCATCTCCAagatggagctgcagcagcagcagcagcaagtggTGCAGttggaggggctggagaatgCCACGGCCAGAAACCTACTGGGGAAGTTCATCAACATCTTGCTGGCTGTCATGGCTGTCCTCCTTGTCTTTGTCTCCACTGTGGCCAACTGCGTCGTGCCCCTGATGAAGACTCGCAACAGGACGTTCAGCACTTTATTGATAGTGGTTTTCATTGCCTTTTTGTGGAAGCACTGGGATGCCATCACCGGCTACTTGGAACGATTCTTGTCTCCCCCCAGATGA
- the TMCC1 gene encoding transmembrane and coiled-coil domains protein 1 isoform X4 — MFMWCCCTCVCCERDFCEPTKIERLEVSSLAQTSSAVASSTDGSINADSVDGTPDPQRTKVAITHLQQKILKLTEQIKIEQTARDDNVAEYLKLANNADKQQSARIKQVFEKKNQKSAQTILQLQKKLEHYHRKLREIEQNGIPRQPKDVFRDMHQGLKDVGAKVTGFSEGVVDSVKGGLSSFSQATHSAAGAVVSKPREIASLIRNKFGSADNIANLKDSLEEGQEDGTGGKALGVIQNFQSSPKYGSEEDCSSATSGSVGANSTTGGPVGASSSKTNTLDMQSSGFDAILHEIQEIRETQARLEESFEDLKVRYQRDYTLIMQTLQEERYRCERLEEQLNDLTELHQNEILNLKQELASMEEKIAYQSYERARDIQEALEACQTRISKMELQQQQQQVVQLEGLENATARNLLGKFINILLAVMAVLLVFVSTVANCVVPLMKTRNRTFSTLLIVVFIAFLWKHWDAITGYLERFLSPPR; from the exons ATGTTCATGTGGTGCTGCTGCACCTGCGTGTGCTGCGAAAGGGACTTCTGCGAGCCCACAAAG ATTGAGCGACTAGAAGTCAGCAGCTTGGCGCAGACCTCTAGTGCCGTGGCCTCCAGCACTGATGGCAGCATCAACGCAGACTCTGTTGATGGGACCCCAGATCCGCAGCGGACAAAAGTGGCCATCACACACCTGCAGCAGAAGATACTGAAGCTGACAGAACAGATCAAAATTGAGCAAACAGCTCGTGATGACAACGTGGCAGAGTACCTGAAATTGGCCAACAATGCAGACAAGCAGCAGAGTGCCCGCATTAAGCAAGtgtttgagaagaaaaatcaaaagtCAGCTCAGACCATCTTGCAGCTGCAGAAGAAACTGGAACATTACCATCGAAAGCTTCGAGAGATTGAACAGAATGGGATCCCTCGGCAGCCAAAGGATGTCTTCAGGGATATGCATCAGGGTTTGAAAGACGTTGGAGCAAAAGTCACAGGCTTCAGTGAGGGAGTGGTAGACAGTGTAAAAGGTGGGCTTTCCAGCTTCTCCCAGGCCACAcattcagcagcaggagctgtggtttCCAAACCCCGGGAGATTGCCTCCCTCATAAGGAACAAGTTTGGGAGTGCAGACAACATTGCTAATCTGAAAGACTCATTAGAAGAAGGCCAGGAAGATGGGACAGGAGGCAAGGCTCTAGGTGTTATTCAGAACTTCCAGTCAAGCCCAAAATATGGCAGTGAAGAGGACTGCTCCAGTGCCACATCAGGCTCGGTGGGAGCCAACAGCACAACAGGGGGCCCTGTGGGAGCTTCCAGCTCCAAAACAAACACTCTGGATATGCAGAGCTCAGGGTTTGATGCAATACTGCACGAGATTCAAGAAATTCGAGAGACACAGGCAAGACTGGAAGAATCATTTGAGGACCTTAAGGTTCGCTACCAGAGGGATTACACGTTGATCATGCAGACCCTGCAGGAGGAGCGCTACAG ATGTGAAAGACTTGAAGAGCAGTTAAATGACCTGACTGAGCTCCACCAGAATGAGATCCTCAATTTAAAACAGGAGCTGGCCAGCATGGAGGAAAAGATTGCCTATCAGTCTTACGAGCGAGCCCGGGACATCCAG GAGGCACTGGAAGCATGCCAGACGCGCATCTCCAagatggagctgcagcagcagcagcagcaagtggTGCAGttggaggggctggagaatgCCACGGCCAGAAACCTACTGGGGAAGTTCATCAACATCTTGCTGGCTGTCATGGCTGTCCTCCTTGTCTTTGTCTCCACTGTGGCCAACTGCGTCGTGCCCCTGATGAAGACTCGCAACAGGACGTTCAGCACTTTATTGATAGTGGTTTTCATTGCCTTTTTGTGGAAGCACTGGGATGCCATCACCGGCTACTTGGAACGATTCTTGTCTCCCCCCAGATGA
- the TMCC1 gene encoding transmembrane and coiled-coil domains protein 1 isoform X2 → MVLRPGSVCGSQLAAVAALGGRGVPRPLRWVSRELGNGGARPGEASPPRGGGWGRAGPRTESGRRAAGAMHGERALLPRRDKIERLEVSSLAQTSSAVASSTDGSINADSVDGTPDPQRTKVAITHLQQKILKLTEQIKIEQTARDDNVAEYLKLANNADKQQSARIKQVFEKKNQKSAQTILQLQKKLEHYHRKLREIEQNGIPRQPKDVFRDMHQGLKDVGAKVTGFSEGVVDSVKGGLSSFSQATHSAAGAVVSKPREIASLIRNKFGSADNIANLKDSLEEGQEDGTGGKALGVIQNFQSSPKYGSEEDCSSATSGSVGANSTTGGPVGASSSKTNTLDMQSSGFDAILHEIQEIRETQARLEESFEDLKVRYQRDYTLIMQTLQEERYRCERLEEQLNDLTELHQNEILNLKQELASMEEKIAYQSYERARDIQEALEACQTRISKMELQQQQQQVVQLEGLENATARNLLGKFINILLAVMAVLLVFVSTVANCVVPLMKTRNRTFSTLLIVVFIAFLWKHWDAITGYLERFLSPPR, encoded by the exons ATGGTTCTGCGTCCGGGCAGTGTCTGTGGGtctcagctggcagctgttGCAGCGCTCGGGGGCCGCGGGGTCCCAAGGCCGCTGCGTTGGGTTTCACGTGAGCTCGGGAATGGAGGCGCCCGGCCCGGCGAGGCCTCCCCGCCGCGAGGGGGCGGttggggccgggccgggccgcgcaCGGAgagcgggcggcgggcggcgggagcCATGCACGGAGAGCGGGCGCTGCTGCCCCGCCGGGACAAG ATTGAGCGACTAGAAGTCAGCAGCTTGGCGCAGACCTCTAGTGCCGTGGCCTCCAGCACTGATGGCAGCATCAACGCAGACTCTGTTGATGGGACCCCAGATCCGCAGCGGACAAAAGTGGCCATCACACACCTGCAGCAGAAGATACTGAAGCTGACAGAACAGATCAAAATTGAGCAAACAGCTCGTGATGACAACGTGGCAGAGTACCTGAAATTGGCCAACAATGCAGACAAGCAGCAGAGTGCCCGCATTAAGCAAGtgtttgagaagaaaaatcaaaagtCAGCTCAGACCATCTTGCAGCTGCAGAAGAAACTGGAACATTACCATCGAAAGCTTCGAGAGATTGAACAGAATGGGATCCCTCGGCAGCCAAAGGATGTCTTCAGGGATATGCATCAGGGTTTGAAAGACGTTGGAGCAAAAGTCACAGGCTTCAGTGAGGGAGTGGTAGACAGTGTAAAAGGTGGGCTTTCCAGCTTCTCCCAGGCCACAcattcagcagcaggagctgtggtttCCAAACCCCGGGAGATTGCCTCCCTCATAAGGAACAAGTTTGGGAGTGCAGACAACATTGCTAATCTGAAAGACTCATTAGAAGAAGGCCAGGAAGATGGGACAGGAGGCAAGGCTCTAGGTGTTATTCAGAACTTCCAGTCAAGCCCAAAATATGGCAGTGAAGAGGACTGCTCCAGTGCCACATCAGGCTCGGTGGGAGCCAACAGCACAACAGGGGGCCCTGTGGGAGCTTCCAGCTCCAAAACAAACACTCTGGATATGCAGAGCTCAGGGTTTGATGCAATACTGCACGAGATTCAAGAAATTCGAGAGACACAGGCAAGACTGGAAGAATCATTTGAGGACCTTAAGGTTCGCTACCAGAGGGATTACACGTTGATCATGCAGACCCTGCAGGAGGAGCGCTACAG ATGTGAAAGACTTGAAGAGCAGTTAAATGACCTGACTGAGCTCCACCAGAATGAGATCCTCAATTTAAAACAGGAGCTGGCCAGCATGGAGGAAAAGATTGCCTATCAGTCTTACGAGCGAGCCCGGGACATCCAG GAGGCACTGGAAGCATGCCAGACGCGCATCTCCAagatggagctgcagcagcagcagcagcaagtggTGCAGttggaggggctggagaatgCCACGGCCAGAAACCTACTGGGGAAGTTCATCAACATCTTGCTGGCTGTCATGGCTGTCCTCCTTGTCTTTGTCTCCACTGTGGCCAACTGCGTCGTGCCCCTGATGAAGACTCGCAACAGGACGTTCAGCACTTTATTGATAGTGGTTTTCATTGCCTTTTTGTGGAAGCACTGGGATGCCATCACCGGCTACTTGGAACGATTCTTGTCTCCCCCCAGATGA
- the TMCC1 gene encoding transmembrane and coiled-coil domains protein 1 isoform X7, with amino-acid sequence MMEIERLEVSSLAQTSSAVASSTDGSINADSVDGTPDPQRTKVAITHLQQKILKLTEQIKIEQTARDDNVAEYLKLANNADKQQSARIKQVFEKKNQKSAQTILQLQKKLEHYHRKLREIEQNGIPRQPKDVFRDMHQGLKDVGAKVTGFSEGVVDSVKGGLSSFSQATHSAAGAVVSKPREIASLIRNKFGSADNIANLKDSLEEGQEDGTGGKALGVIQNFQSSPKYGSEEDCSSATSGSVGANSTTGGPVGASSSKTNTLDMQSSGFDAILHEIQEIRETQARLEESFEDLKVRYQRDYTLIMQTLQEERYRCERLEEQLNDLTELHQNEILNLKQELASMEEKIAYQSYERARDIQEALEACQTRISKMELQQQQQQVVQLEGLENATARNLLGKFINILLAVMAVLLVFVSTVANCVVPLMKTRNRTFSTLLIVVFIAFLWKHWDAITGYLERFLSPPR; translated from the exons ATTGAGCGACTAGAAGTCAGCAGCTTGGCGCAGACCTCTAGTGCCGTGGCCTCCAGCACTGATGGCAGCATCAACGCAGACTCTGTTGATGGGACCCCAGATCCGCAGCGGACAAAAGTGGCCATCACACACCTGCAGCAGAAGATACTGAAGCTGACAGAACAGATCAAAATTGAGCAAACAGCTCGTGATGACAACGTGGCAGAGTACCTGAAATTGGCCAACAATGCAGACAAGCAGCAGAGTGCCCGCATTAAGCAAGtgtttgagaagaaaaatcaaaagtCAGCTCAGACCATCTTGCAGCTGCAGAAGAAACTGGAACATTACCATCGAAAGCTTCGAGAGATTGAACAGAATGGGATCCCTCGGCAGCCAAAGGATGTCTTCAGGGATATGCATCAGGGTTTGAAAGACGTTGGAGCAAAAGTCACAGGCTTCAGTGAGGGAGTGGTAGACAGTGTAAAAGGTGGGCTTTCCAGCTTCTCCCAGGCCACAcattcagcagcaggagctgtggtttCCAAACCCCGGGAGATTGCCTCCCTCATAAGGAACAAGTTTGGGAGTGCAGACAACATTGCTAATCTGAAAGACTCATTAGAAGAAGGCCAGGAAGATGGGACAGGAGGCAAGGCTCTAGGTGTTATTCAGAACTTCCAGTCAAGCCCAAAATATGGCAGTGAAGAGGACTGCTCCAGTGCCACATCAGGCTCGGTGGGAGCCAACAGCACAACAGGGGGCCCTGTGGGAGCTTCCAGCTCCAAAACAAACACTCTGGATATGCAGAGCTCAGGGTTTGATGCAATACTGCACGAGATTCAAGAAATTCGAGAGACACAGGCAAGACTGGAAGAATCATTTGAGGACCTTAAGGTTCGCTACCAGAGGGATTACACGTTGATCATGCAGACCCTGCAGGAGGAGCGCTACAG ATGTGAAAGACTTGAAGAGCAGTTAAATGACCTGACTGAGCTCCACCAGAATGAGATCCTCAATTTAAAACAGGAGCTGGCCAGCATGGAGGAAAAGATTGCCTATCAGTCTTACGAGCGAGCCCGGGACATCCAG GAGGCACTGGAAGCATGCCAGACGCGCATCTCCAagatggagctgcagcagcagcagcagcaagtggTGCAGttggaggggctggagaatgCCACGGCCAGAAACCTACTGGGGAAGTTCATCAACATCTTGCTGGCTGTCATGGCTGTCCTCCTTGTCTTTGTCTCCACTGTGGCCAACTGCGTCGTGCCCCTGATGAAGACTCGCAACAGGACGTTCAGCACTTTATTGATAGTGGTTTTCATTGCCTTTTTGTGGAAGCACTGGGATGCCATCACCGGCTACTTGGAACGATTCTTGTCTCCCCCCAGATGA
- the TMCC1 gene encoding transmembrane and coiled-coil domains protein 1 isoform X8, giving the protein MHQGLKDVGAKVTGFSEGVVDSVKGGLSSFSQATHSAAGAVVSKPREIASLIRNKFGSADNIANLKDSLEEGQEDGTGGKALGVIQNFQSSPKYGSEEDCSSATSGSVGANSTTGGPVGASSSKTNTLDMQSSGFDAILHEIQEIRETQARLEESFEDLKVRYQRDYTLIMQTLQEERYRCERLEEQLNDLTELHQNEILNLKQELASMEEKIAYQSYERARDIQEALEACQTRISKMELQQQQQQVVQLEGLENATARNLLGKFINILLAVMAVLLVFVSTVANCVVPLMKTRNRTFSTLLIVVFIAFLWKHWDAITGYLERFLSPPR; this is encoded by the exons ATGCATCAGGGTTTGAAAGACGTTGGAGCAAAAGTCACAGGCTTCAGTGAGGGAGTGGTAGACAGTGTAAAAGGTGGGCTTTCCAGCTTCTCCCAGGCCACAcattcagcagcaggagctgtggtttCCAAACCCCGGGAGATTGCCTCCCTCATAAGGAACAAGTTTGGGAGTGCAGACAACATTGCTAATCTGAAAGACTCATTAGAAGAAGGCCAGGAAGATGGGACAGGAGGCAAGGCTCTAGGTGTTATTCAGAACTTCCAGTCAAGCCCAAAATATGGCAGTGAAGAGGACTGCTCCAGTGCCACATCAGGCTCGGTGGGAGCCAACAGCACAACAGGGGGCCCTGTGGGAGCTTCCAGCTCCAAAACAAACACTCTGGATATGCAGAGCTCAGGGTTTGATGCAATACTGCACGAGATTCAAGAAATTCGAGAGACACAGGCAAGACTGGAAGAATCATTTGAGGACCTTAAGGTTCGCTACCAGAGGGATTACACGTTGATCATGCAGACCCTGCAGGAGGAGCGCTACAG ATGTGAAAGACTTGAAGAGCAGTTAAATGACCTGACTGAGCTCCACCAGAATGAGATCCTCAATTTAAAACAGGAGCTGGCCAGCATGGAGGAAAAGATTGCCTATCAGTCTTACGAGCGAGCCCGGGACATCCAG GAGGCACTGGAAGCATGCCAGACGCGCATCTCCAagatggagctgcagcagcagcagcagcaagtggTGCAGttggaggggctggagaatgCCACGGCCAGAAACCTACTGGGGAAGTTCATCAACATCTTGCTGGCTGTCATGGCTGTCCTCCTTGTCTTTGTCTCCACTGTGGCCAACTGCGTCGTGCCCCTGATGAAGACTCGCAACAGGACGTTCAGCACTTTATTGATAGTGGTTTTCATTGCCTTTTTGTGGAAGCACTGGGATGCCATCACCGGCTACTTGGAACGATTCTTGTCTCCCCCCAGATGA